The following are from one region of the Roseobacter fucihabitans genome:
- a CDS encoding glutathione peroxidase encodes MIRLIAILTGWVMATAAMAGMSSHSFASIDGGTLETSDWAGQPLLVVNTASQCGFTGQYAGLQALYDEYRDRGLVVLAVPSDDFNQELGSAEEVKEFCEINYGLDLPMADITPVKGPGAHPFYLDVAAQTGFRPRWNFNKVLVGPDGTVVGTWGSATKPQSPQITREIDALLN; translated from the coding sequence ATGATACGGCTTATTGCGATACTCACGGGCTGGGTGATGGCTACGGCGGCGATGGCCGGTATGTCGTCCCATTCCTTCGCGTCCATTGACGGCGGTACGTTGGAGACCTCGGACTGGGCCGGGCAACCGCTGCTCGTCGTGAACACGGCCTCGCAATGCGGCTTCACCGGGCAATACGCGGGTTTGCAGGCGCTCTATGATGAATATCGCGACCGCGGGTTGGTGGTGCTTGCCGTGCCCTCGGATGATTTCAATCAGGAACTCGGGAGCGCCGAAGAGGTCAAGGAATTCTGCGAGATCAACTATGGGCTGGACCTGCCGATGGCAGATATCACGCCGGTCAAAGGGCCCGGCGCGCATCCGTTTTACCTTGATGTCGCCGCGCAGACGGGTTTTCGGCCCCGCTGGAATTTCAACAAGGTGCTGGTCGGGCCAGATGGCACGGTCGTTGGCACCTGGGGGTCGGCGACCAAGCCGCAATCGCCCCAGATCACCCGTGAAATTGACGCGCTGCTGAACTGA